A single Botrytis cinerea B05.10 chromosome 1, complete sequence DNA region contains:
- the Bcppe1 gene encoding Bcppe1: protein MSDLQRSFVKPKLPKFAPPEFNEADEEEGEGIDVPSELPDLPIDDDSSSASSASSTGTIIPSSNQNLFARPQGVPNKRTMDQIPWTTYFERELFLERKMEAEIIMHHVYLTSPVGSAPLFVTHHGAGSSGLSFAVLTSEIRKKLPSAGVLSLDARGHGSTDISPEAALLDLSLETLSSDLLYVIETTKDKMGWKQLPPLVLVGHSLGGAVITDVAKGGKLGNSVLGYAVLDVVEGSAMDALQSMQTYLSTRPLGFPSLQSGIEWHMRSRTIRNSLSARTSVPGLLKHNEEASGSRSWTWRTNLGATQPFWEGWFVGLSKKFLEARGGKLLLLAGTDRLDKELTIGQMQGKYALQVFPEAGHFVHEDLPEKTAMVLVDFYSRNDRSALVLPPKVSDLIRAGKRV, encoded by the exons ATGAGCGATTTACAAAGGTCCTTTGTTAAGCCTAAACTACCAAAGTTTGCTCCGCCAGAATTCAACGAGgccgacgaagaagaaggagaagggattGATGTGCCTAGTGAACTACCCGATCTGCCAATAGATGACGATTCTTCCTCGGCATCTTCAGCTTCATCTACTGGCACCATCATACCATCCTCGAATCAGAATTTGTTTGCTCGGCCGCAAGG TGTTCCCAATAAACGAACGATGGACCAGATACCATGGACGACTTATTTTGAACGAGAACTGTTTCTCGAACGCAAGATGGAAGCGGAGATCATAATGCATCATGTATACCTTACGTCTCCTGTTGGGTCAGCACCTTTGTTTGTTACGCATCATGGAGCAGGCTCATCCGGTCTCTCGTTTGCTGTTTTGACGTCGGAGATTCGAAAAAAGCTACCTTCTGCCGGTGTACTTTCCCTTGATGCTCGAGGCCATGGCTCTACGGATATCTCTCCAGAGGCAGCACTTCTTGATCTTAGTCTAGAAACATTGAGTTCAGATCTGTTATATGTTATTGAAACCACAAAAGACAAAATGGGATGGAAGCAACTTCCGCCTCTTGTACTTGTTGGTCACTCTCTTGGCGGTGCAGTTATTACAGATGTCGCAAAGGGCGGAAAACTGGGCAACTCGGTTCTTGGATACGCAGTTCTTGATGTAGTCGAGGGATCTGCTATGGATGCTCTACAAAGCATGCAAACTTACTTATCGACTCGCCCACTAGGCTTTCCGTCACTGCAATCTGGCATTGAGTGGCACATGAGATCGAGGACAATACGTAATTCGTTGTCAGCGCGGACAAGTGTGCCTGGGCTACTGAAGCACAACGAAGAAGCCAGTGGATCACGATCGTGGACTTGGCGTACAAACTTGGGGGCCACTCAGCCATTTTGGGAAGGTTGGTTTGTTGGACTTAGCAAAAAGTTTCTTGAGGCCAGAGGTGGAAAGCTATTACTGCTTGCGGGGACAGACAGGCTTGACAAGGAGTTAACAATTGGACAAATGCAAG GGAAGTATGCACTGCAAGTTTTCCCCGAGGCTGGTCATTTTGTTCACGAAGACCTTCCTGAGAAGACAGCCATGGTGTTGGTAGATTTCTATTCAAGAAACGACCGAAGTGCATTGGTATTACCACCAAAGGTATCAGATCTGATTAGGGCTGGTAAAAGAGTATGA